Proteins found in one Primulina eburnea isolate SZY01 chromosome 16, ASM2296580v1, whole genome shotgun sequence genomic segment:
- the LOC140816658 gene encoding spermidine synthase 1 has product MPEGVQSATDLPLKRPREVENQGPNSCSTMEVNHSGDGAAENLPECISAVIPGWFSEISPMWPGEAHSLKVEKILFQGKSDYQNVLVFQSSTYGKVLVLDGVIQLTERDECAYQEMIVHLPLCSLPNPKKVLVIGGGDGGVLREVSRHSSVEKIDICEIDKMVVDVSKQFFPSVSVGFDDPRVNLHIGDGVAFLKAVPQGTYDAIIVDSSDPVGPAKELFEKPFFESVAKALRPGGVVCTQAESIWLHMHIIEDIVSNCRQIFKGSVNYAWTTVPTYPSGVMGFMLCATEGPSVDFKKPINPIDADISHVKTNGPLKFYNSEIHSAAFCLPSFARKVIDAKVN; this is encoded by the exons ATGCCAGAAGGGGTTCAATCTGCCACTGATTTACCGCTCAAGAGGCCGCGCGAGGTAGAGAACCAGGGACCGAACAGCTGTTCTACTATGGAAGTCAACCACAGCGGCGACGGTGCAGCGGAGAACTTGCCCGAGTGCATCTCTGCAGTCATTCCTGGATGGTTCTCCGAGATTAGCCCAATGTGGCCTG GAGAAGCACACTCTTTAAAGgtagaaaaaatattattccagGGAAAATCTGACTATCAGAATGTGTTGGTTTTTCAG tcaTCAACTTATGGAAAAGTTCTTGTCTTGGATGGTGTAATTCAACTCACAGAGAGGGATGAATGTGCTTATCAAGAAATGATTGTCCATCTTCCACTTTGCTCATTACCAAATCCAAAAAAG GTTCTTGTAATTGGAGGAGGAGATGGCGGCGTCTTGCGAGAAGTGTCTCGTCATTCCTCTGTTGAGAAGATTGACATCTGCGAGATTGATAAGATGGTAGTTGAT GTTTCTAAACAATTTTTCCCCAGTGTGTCTGTCGGCTTTGATGATCCCCGTGTGAACCTGCACATTGGAGACG GAGTTGCATTTCTCAAGGCTGTGCCACAAGGAACTTATGATGCAATCATAGTGGATTCTTCAGACCCAGTAG GCCCTGCAAAAGAGTTGTTTGAAAAGCCTTTCTTTGAGTCAGTGGCAAAGGCTCTTCGCCCAGGAGGAGTCGTTTGTACTCAAGCTGAAAGCATATGGCTTCACATGCACATTATTGAAGATATTGTTTCCAATTGTCGCCAAATTTTCAAGGGCTCTGTCAATTACGCTTGGACCACGGTACCAACATACCCAAG TGGTGTTATGGGATTCATGCTTTGCGCGACCGAAGGTCCCTCAGTTGATTTCAAGAAACCAATCAATCCAATCGATGCAGATATTAGTCATGTCAAAACAAATGGACCTTTGAAATTCTACAACTCTGAG ATCCATTCTGCAGCTTTCTGTTTACCCTCGTTTGCCCGGAAGGTGATTGATGCAAAAGTGAATTGA